The genomic interval GTTCAGTGCGCCTCCTGCTATCGCAGAATTTGGTGTGTATAATGAAAGAAGATAGTCGTTCCCGTTAGAAGATAATATCCGGCAACGGTATACGCCGTGAAGGAACACAAGAAAGGCCGTCCCGCCATTTGGGGGACGGCCTTTAGGTTTATACATAGTCTATATCCGGTCATCATTCAGTAAAATACTGCCCAGGCAGATCATGGCTACATCCTCTACAAGCCCTGCAATAGGATCGGGCGTGCCCGTGATCTTCCCGAATTTCTTCCTGGCATAATAGGTGACATAAGCGCCTGCACAGGCTGCAGCGGCGCCTATCAAAGCGCCCAGCCACATACTCTTATGTCTTCTTCTGCTAACGATGGCCCCGGTAAGGGCGCCGGAAATGCTTCTGCTAATTAGTCCTGCCGGTTCGATCCTGTCGCCTATGCCGGGTAGTTTGTCAAGGTAGGTCTCTCCGGCAGCCATTAAAGTAAGTACTTTGCTTTCAGGGAAAACAAGCGCAGGTGCCAGTGTAGTACGCGAGCCTGCAATGGCGCTCACGCCGGCAATAACAGCGATATCCCTGGTCTTATGACCGTTCACCGGCTGCTTTACTATCCCTGCTCCTGTCCTTTGTCTGGCAATACCTGCGGTGGTGGTTGTACCGTTTCTCATGCCGTGCGTTTTAAGTGAAACAATGTTGGGGACACTCGGATTAATATTATACCACTTTCGTACCAGTAAATACCGGGTACAGCAGCACGCCCTACACATAAGTACCAGCTATAGATGAAATGAGGATGTGTCCAAAATAGCTACAGCAAACGATTGCAGCGGATAGATGATCAATTTTTACTGCCGTGGAATAACAAGAAAAATACAGTGATATCAATAGCTTTACACCGTGCTCAGGCAGTACTGCAGCGGGTTTGTGTGTAAAATGTACTACATTCTGGCACCTTATTTGAAACCAGTATAGTATATACGTCTCAGCTTTTATTAAATGCGATAGGCCTTTCATCCATGCGCCATTAACTGACCCGATCCCAAGGAACAGCAACTTTTCCCTCATTTTTTTCTTTTTGTGGGGCGGTCCTGCTATACTCAACCTGCTAAGGCCCTTAGCCTCATTGATATATAAAAAATTTCCATACTTTGAAATTATATTGATATATTTGTCATGATTGAGTGTTTGTTACGGACTACCATACCCTACCTATGAATAAAATAACCTATGGATTGGGGTTATGCCTATTATTGACATCCTGTTTTAAAGAAGTAGGAATACCGGTTACTACTGATTTTATTTACACTGCAAAAGATAGCATATACACCGCTCCCGCAAATATCAGTTTTACGAACCGTACTATCGGTGCAACCCACTTTAAATGGACATTTGAAGGAGGAGACCCGGCATCGTCTGACTATGAAAATCCGGGCACTGTCGTGTTCAAACGGGCAGGCGATTACAAGATCACCCTCGAGGCCTGGAACGAGGACGAAAGACAGGTAAAAACACAGCAGATCCATATTGACAGCACCGTTAATATTGCCTTTGATGCAAAGGTGCTGGTAAACGATTTTTCACCGGTAACAGTTCATCTTATCAATAATACCATCGGCGCCTCCGCATATAAATGGACATTTGAGAATGGTGAGCCTGCCAGCGCTACTGCTCAGTCGCCGCCGGATGTAACGTTCACAACACCCGGTACGCATAAGATCATACTACAGGTAACGAACGGCGGACAGGAATTCACAACAGAGAAGATCATAACAGTAAAGCCCGCATTGACGAATGATTTTACAATGGAGCCCTCATTTGAGGATGATGATTATGAAGCCCCGCTGACAGCCATACTGGAGAGCAAAGCAGCAAATTTACTGACAAGGAAATGGACGGCTACCGGAGGCGCAATTGCCAATGACACCGCAGCTAACACGACCATCTACTTCAAAGACCCCGGCACTTACCAGGTAACACTTACCGCTGAGAATGGAAAAGAATCAAAGACTGTCACAAAGATCATAGACGTAAAAGCAAACACCGGCCTGCGCACCCTCAGGGATGTTAAGCTCGGTATCAATGCCGCCCAATCGGCGATCGGGGCCTATTATGCCACCCGCCTGCGTAAAGTGTTCAGGAAAGGGGACGACCTGACAACTGCAGGGAAGGACATTGATATCGTATTCTTCGGCCTGAACCAGGGTTTTAGTTACAACAAATTCATCTCGCCCGATTCAACATCGACCTATGCATTCGGCAGTATACCCGGCGCTACCTACACCCGTTATATTAACAGCCAGGAAGCCTGCGGATGCGGCTTGTCCTTCACAGCGGCAGACTTTGACGCTATGACAGATGATGCGCCCCTGAAGAGCCTGAGTATCAGCAACAGCGCTGAAGGTGGAGTGCCTTTTACGAACGCCCTCAGCCCGCGTATTGTACTGTTCCGTACGGCAGATGGAAGAATGGGAGCCATTAAAGTTAAATCGTTTGTACCTGATGGTACATCCTCATATATAATCGTTGACATTAAAGTGCAGAAGTAGAGCAAACTGATTACTGTAACACAGTAGATCCCTTACGTGTATGAAATATTTATTGTATTGTTTGGGCCTCCTGCTGTTGCCGCCGGCATTGCGCGCGCAACAGGTGGATCTTGCCAATCTGAAAGGAATGTTCGGTAAGGGCGCTCCTTTAAAAGTGAATGGTGGATTGAATGCCAGTACCATTTTCCATAACGGAAGTGAAATGTCGGGCAGGCAACCCTTTACCTGGTACCTGAATGGAAATATGAACCTGAATATCTATAGCCAGGTGAATCTGCCGTTCTCTTTCAACCTTACTAATGCAGGTATTAATTATACCTATCCTACCACGCCCAACAGGTTGAGTTTACACCCCACCTACAAGGGCATTACCGGTCATATAGGAGATGTCGCCATGACCTTCTCCCCCTATACGCTCAACGGTATACAGTTCCGGGGCATAGGTGTGGATGTGGCCACTACCAATGAATGGAGCGTCAGCGCCATGTACGGCCGCCTGTCGCGGGCTGTTGCCTACGACAGTACCAACAGGAATGTATTGCCCACATTTCAACGCATAGGTTATGGTACCAAACTGACATTGAACGAAGAAAATTACGGACTGGGGTTTTCTATCTTCGCTGCCAAGGATGATCCTTCTTCTATTCCCGCGCTGCCCGATAGCCTCTATATCTCTCCTAAAAAGAATGTGACCTTCAGTATCAACGGTATGCTGCGGCCCTCCAAAGGACTGGAGCTGAGCCTTGAATACGCCAACAGTGCCGTGCAGATGGACAAGAGAGACTTTAATATCGTGAAGGAACAAGGTGGTAACCTGCTGGGCAGCGTATTCATGTACGATCACAAATCCACCCTGTTCTATAAAGCCATTAAAGCAGGGATGAACTATACCTTCTTTAAAAGCACGATCGGACTGGGCTATGAAAGGATCGATCCCGGTTACCAGACACTGGGCGCATATTATTTCAATAATGACCTCGAAAATATTACGGTGAATTTCTCACAGCCTTTCCTGAAAAACAAGGCCAACGTGAGCGTTAACGTGGGGTACCAGCGGGATGACCTGGCGCATACAAAATCCGGGCAGACCTCCCGTATGGTAAGCTCCATTAACATGAACTACAACCCGGGAGACAGGCTGAACATGAGCCTTACCTACTCTAACTTCCAGACCTATATGAATATGCGTTCCCAGTTTGACCTCATCAACCAGACAACGCCGATTCAGAACCTGGATACACTGAACTTTAAGCAGATCTCACAGAATACCACACTGAATGTGAACTATATCCTGAAAACAGATAAGCGCAAAAGCCAGAACCTGAATATGAACTTCAGCTTACAGGATGCGGCAGACCTGCGGGAAGGTGTGCTGCACAAAGGTGATGGTTCCCGTTTTTATAACGGCAATCTCGCCTACTCGCTCATGTTCATACCCGCACAGCTCAATGTGACCGCCGCTTTTAACCTGAGCTACAATACCATTGGCAGGGACGATTATCTCACCTGGGGGCCGACAGCCGCCGTGAACAGCCGCCTGTTCAACAAAAAGATGACGGCCGGCGGCAGCGTGTCTTACAATGCCAGTACCGCCAGCGGCGTACAGCAGGGAAAGGTACTGAACCTCCGGGCCAATGCCGGGTACAGGGTGCAGAAGAAACATAACCTGAACCTGAGCGCTATCCAGCAATTACGCTGGGTACCTTTGAAGGGAACAGTGAACGACCAGACAGTGACGCTGGGATATAATTACAATTTTTAACGTTACGTATTACCGCTACCTATGAATAAGTATTACCCGCTCTCTTTACTGTTGATGCTGCTTTGGTGCAGCACGAAGGCGTGGGCCGGCGACCCGGATTCTTCCCGCTTACATGGCCCCGGTAAAGAATTTCCGGTGAACAATATCATGATGACCGAACAACGCAGCTTTCCGCAGATGGACCAGCTGCTGGCAGGCAGCGCATTGCCCGCCGCTACGGAATCATTGTTCACTACA from Chitinophaga filiformis carries:
- a CDS encoding PKD domain-containing protein, which produces MNKITYGLGLCLLLTSCFKEVGIPVTTDFIYTAKDSIYTAPANISFTNRTIGATHFKWTFEGGDPASSDYENPGTVVFKRAGDYKITLEAWNEDERQVKTQQIHIDSTVNIAFDAKVLVNDFSPVTVHLINNTIGASAYKWTFENGEPASATAQSPPDVTFTTPGTHKIILQVTNGGQEFTTEKIITVKPALTNDFTMEPSFEDDDYEAPLTAILESKAANLLTRKWTATGGAIANDTAANTTIYFKDPGTYQVTLTAENGKESKTVTKIIDVKANTGLRTLRDVKLGINAAQSAIGAYYATRLRKVFRKGDDLTTAGKDIDIVFFGLNQGFSYNKFISPDSTSTYAFGSIPGATYTRYINSQEACGCGLSFTAADFDAMTDDAPLKSLSISNSAEGGVPFTNALSPRIVLFRTADGRMGAIKVKSFVPDGTSSYIIVDIKVQK